The window TTGCAACCAACTGATAAGTAAATACTAGTTGCGAGAACTTTTTGGGCATATTTTGTTAAGTTATGCTTTTCATTATTAAGATACTTTTCCACTAATGGTTTAATTGATAAATAAGCAATATCATAGTAATAAAAATATAATCCTTCTGGTTTTCATAAATTAAAATTAGGCATTGTGTATTTTGCAACACAAATACTTGCCGATTCTAAAAAGTTTAGAAAGGTATCTATAAGTTCTTCTTTTTTAAAACCGTTTTGGACAATTGCTTTGACATGCATAAAAAATGATCTAACATCCGGTTCAGAAATATGTTCATTAACAATTTCATCAATTTGCGCAATAAAATCAGTAGTTTCTGAATTTACCGAATGGTTAGGTTCAACACCAACTTCTAGGTTAGTGGCACTTGCTGCTCTTGAAATAGTTGGTTCTGATGAGTTAATTTCTGCGGTGTCCTTTGTTTCTGTGGAGTTTGTTAAGTCAGATGTATCTTGGGCTGTTAGTAAAGGAGAATCTTCGTGGAAAAGAAATTCGGGGATGATATTTTCATCTGGTTCAGAAATTTCACTAGTTTCTGAGAAAGTTTCAAGATCTAAAGAAGAATCATTTCTTGGAAGATCATTAGGTTTTGATAAATTTTCAGTTGAATTATTTTGCGATTTTGGCATAGTTTTTTTCCTTTCATAATAAATTAATTATAAAAAAGCATTTTAAGTTTGAAAACTTAAAATTAAATATTAAAAAATAATTTTAAACAAAAAACACCTAATAAAATATACTTTATTAGGTGTTCTTGACACTCGTTAAAATTGATAATTATTAACTTTTCGCTTTGGAAAAGTACATTATCATTTTATCACTATAAAAATAGAAAACAATGATTATTTAATAAAATAAATTCTCATTAAATAAATTTTAAAAAATAGATTTTTATTTAAAGATTCGTTTTAGCCGAATTAAAAATTTATTAATTGTTTTATTTGAACAACTCAGAACTAACCGGAACCATTTATTTTTTAAATCATAAAAATCATCATTAAATTTTACTAATAATTTCTCTTGAAAAAATCGTTTTTTATAAAATTCTAATGTTTTTTTATCATTATTAATTAAAATGACAGTGGCAAAACTACTTGGCATTGCCATTATTGTTAGTGGTAAATGGTTTTCCCGAATAAAACATTCAATAATTTTATAGTTTTCTTGAAAAACTAAATGTAATTTATCAATTCATTTTGCCCCTTTTATTGAATAAACAGCTTTTGTTACTTCGGTTCCAAAAATATCACTTTCATATAACCAATTTTTTGATAATACTGGTAAATTTTTTGCCGTAGTTCTTGGTTTGGGCAAATAAAATAACCAGTTGCTAACCCCCCAATATTAAACCCTTTACTTGGAGTGGTACATACAATTAAATTATTAAATAATTTTTGATCACTAAGATTAAGAACTGAATTAAAACCTTGGACATTAGTTAATAAATCCCCACCACTTTCATCAGATATTAAAATAACATTATTTTGATAACATATATTAGCAATTTTTTGTTAACTGCTCAACTATGCATAACTTTCCCGGGGGATTTCATTGAGTTACAAAGCAAAAATGCTTTTACCATCGGATTACGCAACTGTTCATTCAAAACATTAAAATTAAATTTAAATTTATTATTTTTAATTTGTAATTCATTAAAAATAACTTCTCGATAATTAAAAGTACAAATTTTTGGTAGTGCTGAACGCACTGGACTTGTAATTACAAACTTAGTTCCCACATGACTAATTTGGCGAATAATAGCTACAATCTCCAACAATTCAGCATAACAATAATTAATCCATTCTTGTTTTAATTCCACATTTTCTCGAATTTTATATCATTTGATAATACTTCGGTAATATTCATCATCTAGTACAATATAACTAAGTGATTTAAACGGCATCGTTTAATGATTTGGCAAAAGATAAAACTCGGCATTGGAAAATCTAAATCAGTAAGTTGACAGGCAATAAAACTATCATCAATTCCGTATTTTTCTTTTAAATATTTTAAGTTTCATCGCCGGTCATTTGAATTTTTTCTATTTATTTCTTTCATTTATAAATAAACCAACCTTCCGCCTTAATTTTAATTTTTCTGTAAAATTATTACAACTTTATTGTGTCAATATAAAAAATATCTAATTTTATA is drawn from Spiroplasma mirum ATCC 29335 and contains these coding sequences:
- a CDS encoding aminotransferase class I/II-fold pyridoxal phosphate-dependent enzyme → MANICYQNNVILISDESGGDLLTNVQGFNSVLNLSDQKLFNNLIVCTTPSKGFNIGGLATGYFICPNQELRQKIYQYYQKIGYMKVIFLEPK